A window of Pieris rapae chromosome 22, ilPieRapa1.1, whole genome shotgun sequence genomic DNA:
attatatccatctggttaaaatgttttaaagtggccaattagaaatattgctaatgaaaacttttttgaatgtttggtaaactaatgtataatatatatatatatattatagtatttcattcatttgtcattcgTATTTGGGAAtcggcggcaaatctaaaactcttgttacacgtgaaaataaacctaacgcGAGGaaattttcggtcaatgatttacTATGACTTCGTTGTGGGattactcaacaacaaagctatgataggctgcgattagcatttcttaTTGAAGCCCCATCTCAtaccactatttacaattagttTAATGAGTTTAAAGATGATTCCCGCGTGTGGGACGTCTTTTAACAGCGACGACAGGATCCTCCTTCACCACAACAATGCTTCAGCGCACTCCGCAAAACGGtctgttaaatatttgactatAGCCGGTCTAGACATAATGAGTCATCCGCCATACAGTCCTGACCTGGCactaatatatagataaaatatgaggtattcgctttacgaGTTCTTAAAATACGGTGGAAGCGTACGAAAATGGGCCCACTGCctttctcagtggttccatcgaatgccACGATTTGTAGGGGAACGAAAataactttctacattaaaccgtttttcatttacttaacattttcaGTGCTGCCTACGTACACTGAACGTCTGGATCGTATATTAGGTATTGTAAATAACCACGAAGTATTCTTATAGACGAGTGACTTCTTTCTGAGAAGAAATATCAGGCCATACCACAAATTAGACTGTTCACTATATGGTCTAGGTCTTTTCTAATGATTCCTTAtggaaagtttttaatttacacacaAACCACCAATAGTTTTGAATGAAAacgacatttttttatataggtactTTTAACGGCTTTAGGTTGCCCTACATGAACACGATTTGTCAGACTatgaaaagtgtttttctcACGTAATACCATCTTACTTGATATGTCCTAGTTCATTCGGGGCTCTTGAATAAATTGGTGACCAAACACAAGGGATCTGGACACAAATGCTGATCATTAATACACGTCGCGTCGACTACCAGAGACATTTGAACTAAGATCACATCATTAATATTGAGCACTACTTGTAGGTGGAAAGGATAAATTCACCCttttgtgaaattttattGTCATGAGAAGTCTTGCTTCGAAAAGCAAACATGAATAGGTAATATAATCGATTTACTGTGTACTGAATTTCACGCTTTTTAAGCGAAATTGGGTTATTGGCAACGATATATTGGGCCTGCcagaaatgttattaattgctcacaattataacattccTGTAACTACAAATCATAGGTAAACTGTCGGTATATTTCTTCCATATTTATTCAGGGAGCTCGGTGTAGATGTTTGCACATGGCGTATAGGTAAGAGGTCCTAGGATTGCTTAttggtataaaaaaaagtttatataatagcTGATCACGAAACATATCTTCAGATTTGCATCAGAGTTCtggtaattatttcttaataggcggataggtgatcagctttctGTGTCTGTGTTTATGTGATTTTTCTATCTATGTGTGCAACATAGATAGAAAAATCAATGTACTATATTTTGTGCCCTAGCAAAGTCAAGAAAAGAGCTGTTTAATCTTGGATAGGCGTGGCGATCTTAACCTAAGGACAACTAACCTAACGATCCCATATAAGATCTACCTATAATTCGACACGTATGGCACAGGCTGACAAACTTGCCATTAAAGACAACGATAAATGAAACAGACGCAAAAATGTATCTGCCTCATGCTCATAGGTGTCTTCAAAGTGAAATAAGCGCATAAAAATGCTTGCTGTCACACtttgtcattatttatttgctttccGATGTATTATCCTTTCACGTATCCAGGGATTTTTTTGGCCTGGACAATGCCAGTAGCTGCCGGCCAACCCATTAGCTCGGACGCGACGGAAGCTCATGATCACtttgctttttaatttatgtgctTTGTTGCTTTGTCCGGCTAACAATGTGCTTTTATAGTTTAGCTGCCGGACACCCAGATTAATATCGACGTATGGTTTTCTCTCTTTTTGTGCAACACAATGTAACACCTGGTATTGGATTTAAGGACACTAATATCTCCCCGACACTATTGTGCAAAAGGGTTGATTTAATGACTGACCGTTTGGCGTGTAAAAGATCTAGGATCTAAGGAAAAAGTTATGATgtcgtatataaaatacaatacacgtataatttaaaatctaaaaatattaatgaaagcACAATTCTCCGAGCTACACGCCCATGGTGCAGAGaaagacatgtatattttaattatatctcgtatatattatatttttttataacattaatgtAAAGTAACCTAAATTGTCGTCCATTTTGGATAAAAGGATGTCTAAATTTAGAACTATGATGAAAACTTCAGATAAAAAGAATATCCTAAACAGTCCtacttcattaaattaaacactCACTCCCTGCTGAAACATTACATACACTGATATACGAGTGATAAacacgtaataaataaataaaagacaatatcaattttagtgtttattataaatacctaCTGTTAAATTAGTTACAGTGGCAAATAACTGCTTACTTTCGTAcctaatttattagaaaataaagtaacTCGAGAGCTTCTATGTTATTCTTGTTCCACAAGATTATCACCATCATCTCTGATTGAATTTAGGGGTTTTCTGACGAGTTCGCCATGTACTCGCACCCGATACACGCACGTATAAACTGTGTGGCCCCAGTTGGAAAATATCCTTATGCGAACTAAGTTATAGCCCTTCGTCGACGGATGTCGAACTTCGAAATACTGTATAGGTTTTGCCTCTTTGTCGTATTCAAAAGAGCCAAAGTCGTGTGGGTATGGGTCGTTACGAAACTCCAATCCCTCCAGTTGAAATAATCGGGGCGCTGAAGATATCTCCCTAGAAGAACATAGATTATAGAGAATGGTGGTTgtgtgtaaattattttacgtagAGGAGGGCTTTATCTATGGAGGCTTACTGAAATTGTAACCTGCATTTGTATATGTTTGGGTCTGGTGTGAAGTACggaactaaaacaaataaattgtaacaacAAAACCAAAGAAATTATACagactttattaaatatgtgtatTACATCTtggtaatttattcaaataataatgcataattttgatgtaattatcaaaatattatttactttaataaaattaacaaaaccaagaactaaattaatttggtTTGCCTTGATACGTACTTGGTTGGTGAAATATGAGATGGTATATGCTCCAGACTGATACCAGTCACATAAATGGTGCTCAAAAGGCGTATAGTTGCTTCTCCCTTGGTGCCTCTGAAGGCCCAGCATTCCCCTGGCAATGTACCTGGCCGGATGATAGAAGAAGCGCCCAAACACTCGCGACAGAAAGACGCGACTAATATATGGAGAGCCCAACTGACAGGCGACTCGTGTATCATGTATTCTACGGTATTTCCAGTGTCAACCACTTTAGCACCTGCAGTTTCTAATGCATAGTCCACTATCTGGAAGCAAATGGAAGTATGACTTTTGTACGCACATTGACTTTTCTAAtcgcaattttttaattattttttggcatcacattgaaataaattgaaaataactcAATGTATACTTCGGCGTAAACGTTGTGTAATAGCTTAGCAATACTTTGGTAGTTTGGtacacttaaaaattattatttacctacaaTTTTATTCGCAGCTTAGTCAAGTAATTAGTAAAATCCAGGGCTGTGAACGCTGGATTTATCTTAAGAACAAAAAAACCTAGTTATAAAGTTACATAAGGATTTAGTGGTTTCGAGACTACCTGTCTGTCATAATCGTGGACATTTAGACTGTGTCTACTCATCCTTGAGGGTTCAAGCGCGTCCCTCGCTCTTCCAGCAGCCGCTGCCACAGCGGGCAAGGTTTCCGAAATACGCTCTATTTCGCCTTGCAACTTTTCATGTTTTCGATTTATCTATAAAAGTAATGTATGGATTTATGTCATCACCATACAGACtatttgtgtaatttattattattacatatttttcgaaaataaaacaaaaaaactatgaGAAAACTAAGTGGCTAAGATATCTTATGTATCAACATAACTTCATAGACAGAATTAAATTATCCCTCCTGGGTTCCTATACTAACACCCCGGTTTTATGAACGTCTGAACATTgtagaaatatattgttaaagaaGAATATTAACCTCAGTGAGACCGTATGACAATTGGGTTATTACATCCTTGATGTCAGTGAAGTCCCTCTCGATACCGTCTGGTGGGACCCAAAAATGTGATTGCAGATGAAGTCCAAGTAACATGGAAAGCACCACGCAGACAAACGATCTGAACGCATATCGGCGGAAACAACTGGGTTGTTCGTAGGGTGCGTAATGCATAAGTGTAGAAAAcctttttttgatttttattgataacagCAAACCACTCTTTGacaatatgtataaagaaGATAAACCAAAGATAATGTTCaacttttaaaaagatatatagaATAGTCTATTGTTTATGAGTAACGGgaattacttagaacataaGTAATCTTAAAAACTAGAGCTAAAACGCAGCGTgaataataaagaagaatATGACGAAACTGCGACAAAGAAAAGGGACAAGATACATCCTTTGCTAACTtttgttagtttaaaaattcttcaTACGTAGTAGACTAGGTCGAAAAGGTGGAAGGAGAGGCTTAATGGGTAAGCGTGGATACCTTTTTgggatattaaaatttgtttcatgtAGTAATTGTAGACAatcattaattgtttttgaaagttttaatatataacactaTCAATCAAGACGGTTATGAAGAACGTAAACCTGTATGTTTTtgatttatgatatatgaacTTGAGTAAACAAGGGAAAAAATCGTTTGTCTTGATTTGCTAACAGATTTATGAAATACACAGTATCTGATATAGATATGATTATCGCTTTCAAAGCTAGAAATTCAAGTCGGTAACACTTCTTTGTCATCTTGTCGTTGAACACCACGCAATTAgttagtcatagtcataatatctttattcatttagctaaacatgtacacttatgaacgtcaagaaaaacaaattaaattaatcgtaaatttacatttaccaccagttcgcaagtcaagggcgtagagcgggtaagaagaactggcaagaaactttctaTCTTATTTCTTATTTGCCTTACCGACATAACTACATTGAatgttttttcataaattctcAATCAATTACATTCATTTCCATTTTACTTACTATTAGGTAATGTATAAGGTCAATTATTAACGCCATCGTCATCATCAATAAAAGAGTATAGGctccttatatattttatttccttgAAAACTTCTCCATACAAAATTGTGACAATCTATTACAAATAACAAGTGgaacttatttttatcatcGCGGTCAATGTGACAAGAACAtgaacattgtttttaaattattaaatctattttaagtaTTGCAATGGCAATATTGAAAAGTAAGACAGGTTGAAAATCCAAAATATTCAAACGGAATATATGGTTACGACATTACACTATCTCTAATGAACATAgattcaaaatatgtttatatgtagaTCGGAAAACACCTTCCTTATGActactataaattattaataacattgggttaataatgtaaattcacttgttttttaactttatgccTGTTTCAAGTAAAAGGTAGGGAAATTACTAAATTCACTTATATCGATTTTTTCTGAAAAATTGCATCCAGCGCCACCTAGCGACAGCTGAGTGACTTGAATCCACTAGAGATAGTTTAACGTGtaacacatttataatttaagcttTCTGCTGCTGTGCTGCGTATTCCACCTGCGCAGTGGTCACAGATTTCATAGATTCGTGAGCTTGGTTAACGTTTGCACGCCATGCGACCAAAACGTCCCGCAGATGTTGCCACTGGGCGGGGCCGAAGGTACGGTGCATCGTGCTGGACACGCGAACCATACGTTGAGCTTGATTCACGCGTGCGCGTACTAGGCGAGTTTTCAGAACTGCAAATGATTAGgcgtataaataaaacctttagaGGCGTATAAGTAGACTGTATTGTGACGAAATTGTAAACAGATGCACACACATCACTTCAATAATCTtctgtacaaatataaaagctatatttttctttattttatactagcagactcggccaagcgttgctgtggctaaggtttttgttatattacatagtagtaaattaatcaagggaaaccgtaggagaacttatgtgaaacgttggtaccacgacacggacctaaactaaactacctttaactcagcgccatctgttagaattgtatcaaataataaacaaatgttaatgttatcgtaattttagtaagaatgcctatttttttgaaaatgaaatatagcctatgtcactcaggaatgatgtagctttccaacagtgaaagaattttttaaatctgccaagtagtttcggagcctattcaattcatacaaacaaacaaaaaatcaaacctttcctctttataatattagtatagattaaaaCTAggcaatttataaacaatcatAACACTCCTGGAGAATATAGTGAGCGACAACAAAGCAAATATGGTGGGGTGAATATAGTCTTCATACAATAGTTAAAAACGCAGAAAACAGTCAAGAGTACACTTCAAAATTTGCAACaagtattgtattatatgtacttaaatataaatagtataaagCTTATGCTTTGTCTTTATCTTAAGGAGATCTCCAGTCAtgttgataattattaatttaaacaaaatattttatgaatgtatGCATATTAATTGACATGCACACaaagtaaaatacattattacaaaggatttaaataaataactatgaaTGACTGAATAAGGTAACAGATTTACTTGGAATCAACAATGCAattaatacacatttaaaaccCATTCTACTGAGATCGGCAACTGGTCATAACATCTTTAAAtgagttataaatatttaatgtagagTATATGTGGAACTTACCTTCAATAATAAAGGCTTCTACATCTTTCTCATCAATTTGCAGTTCTGAAGTAATTTCATCAAATGAGAGTTCAGGGTTCGACTCTGCGATCTGCATGAATGATAATATTCTCATCTTTTTGATGTTCTGCTCATGATTTAAACCTGTAAACCAAAATTATAAAGTGTATGGCAATTCCCATAAGTTTGGTATAATATAAGTCATTTAGACATTAATGCATTCAAATGCTGATTGTTTTGATTTACACAAGTGCAATCCAGTGCTTCAAGCACATTAAAAGTGTATATTGGGAATTAATTGATATGTAATAGCTATAGTGATAATACAGTGCTATAGTTGGAATACAGTCATAGAaaaagctaaataaaataatgacagaACATAAAATGGTCTGGCTTGTCTAGAAATTTAGCCTCTTATGGCAggaaataatgataaatttataaattaccttgGGAATGTACAAATTCCTTGTGATTTTCGTAAAACTTTTGGTAGCTTGACAGTTTTTCTGAGACGAAAATGGACAGTAAATCATGAATAACTTCTCCTTCCAAAAAACGTACTGGTTTGAGCTCTAGTAAGGGATCCAAAAGGAATGTGTTGGGGTCTGCCAAAGCAGTTACTAT
This region includes:
- the LOC110992898 gene encoding SUN domain-containing protein 3-like, which encodes MHYAPYEQPSCFRRYAFRSFVCVVLSMLLGLHLQSHFWVPPDGIERDFTDIKDVITQLSYGLTEINRKHEKLQGEIERISETLPAVAAAAGRARDALEPSRMSRHSLNVHDYDRQIVDYALETAGAKVVDTGNTVEYMIHESPVSWALHILVASFCRECLGASSIIRPGTLPGECWAFRGTKGEATIRLLSTIYVTGISLEHIPSHISPTKEISSAPRLFQLEGLEFRNDPYPHDFGSFEYDKEAKPIQYFEVRHPSTKGYNLVRIRIFSNWGHTVYTCVYRVRVHGELVRKPLNSIRDDGDNLVEQE